One Methanosarcinales archaeon genomic window carries:
- a CDS encoding type II toxin-antitoxin system RelE/ParE family toxin: MTFNMSLSKNAISFLESISSNDKQRIIEKLKQLEQNPYSLPYKKIKGRQRTYRIRIGDFRIIYAVHESEIRILKVGRREGIYN; this comes from the coding sequence ATGACTTTTAACATGTCTTTAAGTAAAAATGCAATTTCATTTCTTGAAAGCATTTCTTCTAATGACAAACAGAGAATAATTGAGAAATTAAAACAGTTAGAACAAAACCCGTACAGCCTACCATATAAGAAAATAAAGGGAAGACAGAGGACATATCGTATAAGAATTGGAGATTTTCGAATTATTTATGCTGTCCATGAATCTGAAATTAGAATTTTAAAGGTTGGAAGAAGAGAAGGCATTTATAATTAG